In Arthrobacter sp. QXT-31, one genomic interval encodes:
- a CDS encoding GntR family transcriptional regulator yields the protein MEFRLGSTTRTTLREAAIGQLRDAIGQGEIPSGTHLGEVELSQSLGISRATLREALRHLQQEGLVVQDHRGRLSVRAVTPEEISELFEVRLMMESLALHRLTKMEDRAPVLQELKIRLLMLDVPEISLAQGIEADLNFHRGLCELAGNRTLLHSWNAISGLIRITMVSAGPKNALLNMAKERHAPILDFIENGDYEGGRTFLTQHMRSAKDRLAAGTKEDLLRLSAT from the coding sequence ATGGAATTCCGCTTAGGTTCAACAACGCGCACCACGCTGCGTGAGGCAGCCATAGGGCAGCTGAGGGACGCCATCGGCCAAGGCGAGATCCCGTCAGGAACCCATCTGGGTGAAGTAGAACTCAGCCAATCCCTCGGGATTAGCCGCGCAACCCTGAGAGAGGCGCTTCGGCACCTCCAGCAGGAGGGACTTGTCGTTCAGGACCATCGAGGGAGGTTATCGGTTCGGGCAGTGACACCAGAGGAAATCTCGGAATTGTTCGAGGTCCGCCTCATGATGGAGTCGCTGGCTCTCCACCGACTCACCAAGATGGAGGACCGCGCACCTGTGCTGCAGGAGCTGAAGATTCGCCTCCTGATGCTGGACGTACCCGAAATCTCCCTCGCTCAGGGAATCGAAGCGGATCTGAACTTTCACCGCGGACTATGTGAATTGGCCGGCAACAGAACCCTCTTACATTCATGGAACGCCATCTCAGGACTCATCCGCATCACCATGGTCTCCGCTGGTCCAAAGAACGCCCTACTAAATATGGCCAAGGAACGACATGCACCGATCCTGGATTTCATCGAGAACGGCGACTACGAGGGCGGGCGGACTTTCCTCACGCAACATATGAGATCCGCCAAAGACAGGCTTGCGGCCGGAACTAAGGAAGACCTGCTGCGCCTATCAGCAACATGA
- the istA gene encoding IS21 family transposase — translation MKSPGEFMEILAAYDLTRSYRDAAKICGVSHNTVRSYVKARQEGAQAPVARQRGRMTDPFLPQMISWVEQSRGKIRGDVVHEKLRALGFTGCERTTRTTLAELKAKYRARSVRVHRPWTPEPGLWLEYDYGDGPVVGGVKTVLFVAWLAFSRFRVVIALRDKTMPSVFAALDRTFRLIGGVPTYILTDNEKTVTVEHVAGIPVRNHQIVAFTRHYSTSLQTCLPADPASKGGVENAVKIAKADLVPKDTNLLPEYRSFGELEAACEAFMEEVNSRVHRATLEIPKDMLQVIEGPRLHPVPATPVTASFGQTRQVPPNTPMITFAQSRYSVPHTLMGQMVWVRGTDTEVIIVHVDATGPVEVARHKLTRPGTPAIIDDHFPPAPAGALERVIRPTNTAEEEFLALGAGAALWLKEAAAAGTQKIRHKMERAVTLAKVLGADEVDKGLGAAAVHQRFTHEDLLSIVNTGSAAGHTTSTTHTVTDQDRWLSQGTSAWASFGTTPIAATSDEDLEGAIDEH, via the coding sequence GTGAAGTCTCCAGGAGAGTTCATGGAAATATTAGCTGCTTACGATCTGACCCGGTCATACCGGGATGCCGCGAAAATCTGCGGCGTCTCACACAACACGGTGCGCTCTTACGTGAAAGCCCGTCAGGAAGGCGCGCAGGCGCCGGTGGCCCGGCAACGCGGCCGGATGACCGACCCGTTCCTGCCTCAGATGATCTCTTGGGTTGAGCAGTCCCGCGGAAAGATCCGCGGGGATGTCGTGCATGAGAAGCTCCGGGCTTTGGGGTTCACCGGGTGTGAGCGGACGACCAGGACCACTCTTGCTGAGTTGAAGGCGAAATACCGGGCCCGGAGCGTGCGGGTGCACCGGCCGTGGACGCCGGAGCCGGGTCTCTGGCTCGAGTATGACTACGGCGACGGGCCCGTCGTTGGTGGTGTGAAGACGGTTTTGTTCGTGGCCTGGCTGGCCTTCTCACGGTTCCGGGTCGTGATCGCGTTGCGGGATAAGACCATGCCGAGTGTGTTCGCCGCCCTCGACCGGACCTTCCGCCTGATCGGCGGGGTTCCGACCTACATTTTGACCGATAACGAGAAGACCGTCACGGTCGAGCACGTCGCCGGGATCCCTGTCCGCAACCACCAGATCGTGGCGTTCACCAGGCATTACTCGACGTCGTTGCAGACCTGCCTGCCGGCAGACCCTGCCTCCAAGGGCGGGGTGGAGAATGCGGTCAAGATCGCCAAGGCCGATCTCGTCCCCAAAGACACCAACCTGCTGCCCGAATACCGGTCGTTCGGCGAGCTGGAGGCTGCATGTGAGGCATTCATGGAGGAGGTGAACTCGCGGGTGCACCGGGCCACGTTGGAGATCCCGAAGGACATGCTGCAGGTGATCGAAGGCCCCAGGTTGCATCCGGTCCCGGCGACCCCGGTGACCGCGAGTTTCGGCCAGACCCGTCAGGTTCCGCCGAACACGCCCATGATCACCTTCGCCCAGTCCCGGTATTCGGTCCCGCACACCCTGATGGGGCAGATGGTGTGGGTGCGCGGCACCGACACCGAAGTGATCATCGTCCACGTAGATGCGACCGGACCGGTCGAGGTCGCACGCCACAAGCTCACCCGTCCCGGAACCCCCGCGATTATCGACGACCACTTCCCGCCCGCCCCCGCCGGCGCCCTGGAGCGGGTGATCCGCCCGACGAACACTGCCGAGGAAGAATTCCTGGCCCTCGGCGCCGGCGCCGCGCTTTGGCTCAAGGAAGCCGCCGCCGCCGGAACCCAGAAGATCAGGCACAAAATGGAACGCGCCGTCACCCTGGCCAAGGTCCTCGGCGCCGACGAGGTCGACAAAGGCCTCGGCGCGGCAGCAGTGCATCAGCGCTTCACCCACGAGGACCTGCTCTCCATCGTCAACACCGGCAGCGCGGCAGGCCACACAACCAGCACCACCCACACCGTCACAGACCAGGACCGGTGGTTGAGCCAGGGCACCAGCGCATGGGCCAGCTTCGGCACCACACCCATCGCCGCCACCAGTGACGAAGACCTTGAAGGAGCCATCGATGAGCACTAA
- a CDS encoding ABC transporter substrate-binding protein produces the protein MRNSLARFMVAGAITAAVTLTGCSAQGTASSAGQDGTTPVTFQLNWTAGGANAGFAAAVSDGLYKDAGLDVKLVEGNGSGNTAQLVSSNQSQIGYADAVAVSQLIAKGAPMKVLATIYQSNPNEVSALKKTGIKSVKDLAGHKVAVPSGSSQTTMLPLLLEANGLKESDVTLVNMPATSLVPALLQGQVDAILGSIDSYQIQLESQGAELDNFTFADNGVPTVSTSIFANERYIKENPDVVKKFVAASLKGWSSALDKGDNAIKSLKTIFPNVNEKLAAEELAAITPLFCSGGAKYVGKAEAGHWENTQSLLSKVGLLPSGKDVKSYYTDDYLPPVAELRPCKA, from the coding sequence ATGCGCAACTCCCTCGCCCGATTCATGGTCGCCGGCGCCATCACCGCCGCTGTTACACTTACCGGCTGCTCAGCACAGGGAACGGCAAGCAGTGCCGGCCAGGACGGGACAACGCCCGTTACTTTTCAACTCAACTGGACTGCCGGGGGAGCCAATGCCGGCTTCGCGGCCGCCGTCTCGGACGGGCTCTACAAAGACGCCGGACTCGACGTCAAGCTTGTGGAAGGAAACGGGTCCGGCAATACAGCACAACTAGTATCCAGCAATCAGTCCCAGATCGGCTACGCGGACGCCGTCGCGGTAAGCCAACTCATCGCCAAGGGTGCGCCGATGAAGGTCCTGGCCACCATCTACCAGTCGAATCCCAACGAAGTCTCAGCCCTGAAGAAGACGGGCATCAAGTCCGTAAAAGATCTCGCCGGTCATAAGGTCGCCGTGCCGTCGGGATCGTCCCAAACGACCATGCTGCCACTGCTGCTGGAAGCTAATGGACTGAAGGAATCAGACGTGACCCTTGTCAACATGCCTGCGACATCGCTGGTGCCGGCCCTCTTGCAGGGCCAAGTCGACGCGATCCTGGGATCGATCGATTCTTATCAAATCCAATTGGAGTCCCAGGGCGCCGAGCTCGACAACTTCACCTTTGCAGATAACGGCGTACCCACCGTCAGCACCTCGATCTTCGCCAATGAGCGCTACATCAAGGAAAACCCCGACGTGGTCAAGAAGTTCGTGGCCGCCAGCCTCAAAGGCTGGAGCTCGGCATTGGACAAGGGAGACAACGCGATCAAGTCCCTAAAGACGATCTTCCCAAACGTGAACGAAAAGCTAGCCGCCGAAGAACTTGCGGCCATCACGCCCCTGTTCTGCAGCGGCGGAGCAAAGTATGTGGGTAAAGCCGAGGCCGGGCACTGGGAAAACACCCAAAGCCTGCTCTCCAAGGTCGGTCTGCTGCCTTCCGGCAAGGACGTGAAGTCGTACTACACCGACGACTACCTGCCGCCTGTCGCCGAGCTGCGTCCGTGCAAGGCATAG
- a CDS encoding enoyl-CoA hydratase/isomerase family protein: protein MTGYTASQTAGSNKDPGPRAETMPGRSDVQPTVTVQIIEATAELRLDNGPLNLVDQTLLHSLDKALTHVEKQSGVRALVLHGGSGRAFCAGSDMRTFAGLGDSAAERKILFEDWVLRRLAALPFPTIAAVDGPALGGGLELALACDLRVVRAGVSLGLTESRIGGLAGNGALRLTRLIGPGRAKEMLFTGETISVDKALEWGLVNRLAAESALQEARELAAAIGGRGPLSNRLAKELVESALDSPLGAGLAKATVLQQRIFDSADLSAGVASFFDKRNAEFTGA, encoded by the coding sequence ATGACCGGCTACACAGCGTCGCAGACAGCAGGTTCGAACAAGGACCCTGGCCCGAGGGCCGAAACCATGCCCGGCCGGTCGGACGTCCAACCTACGGTGACTGTCCAGATCATCGAAGCCACAGCTGAACTGCGGCTGGATAACGGACCGCTGAATCTCGTTGACCAGACGCTGCTGCACAGCCTCGACAAGGCCCTCACCCATGTCGAGAAGCAATCAGGGGTACGGGCCCTTGTCCTGCACGGGGGCAGTGGCCGGGCGTTCTGTGCAGGAAGCGACATGCGCACCTTCGCCGGTCTGGGGGACAGCGCCGCGGAACGCAAGATCCTCTTTGAGGACTGGGTACTTCGGCGACTGGCCGCTCTTCCCTTCCCGACAATCGCCGCCGTGGACGGTCCGGCCCTGGGGGGAGGGCTCGAACTGGCCCTCGCCTGTGACCTGCGAGTGGTTCGTGCCGGTGTTTCCCTCGGGCTAACTGAATCACGCATAGGTGGTTTGGCCGGAAACGGCGCCCTTCGTCTGACCCGCCTCATAGGGCCCGGCAGGGCCAAGGAGATGCTGTTCACCGGAGAGACCATCTCGGTTGACAAGGCCCTGGAGTGGGGCCTTGTCAACCGCCTGGCAGCGGAATCTGCGCTTCAGGAGGCACGCGAACTGGCCGCCGCGATCGGCGGCCGCGGGCCCCTTTCCAACCGGCTTGCGAAGGAACTCGTGGAATCAGCCCTCGATTCCCCTTTGGGTGCGGGCCTGGCCAAGGCGACAGTCTTGCAGCAGCGAATTTTTGATAGCGCTGACCTTTCGGCGGGAGTCGCTTCCTTCTTCGATAAGCGCAACGCGGAATTCACCGGAGCTTGA
- a CDS encoding ABC transporter ATP-binding protein, translated as MTATVEGSERVTSGVPIAIRNVTKTFGEDSPRPFQALKEINIDIQPGEFISIVGPSGCGKSTLMLMVAGLLNLSSGEIGVGDKKVSKPITDVGIAFQDHLLLDFRTALENVTLQAEIRGLPKKKIEERARELFDQLRLTHAINKYPRQLSGGMRQRVSLVRTLVHDPSVILMDEPFGALDALTRLQVRMDLEALWLRRRPTVLFITHSVEEAVGLSDRIYVMSPSPGEVVDEIKVDLPRPRPIVLGDAPEFATYVDRIYGHFERMGVLHGIDVPKAAQKHA; from the coding sequence ATGACTGCAACCGTAGAAGGATCGGAACGGGTCACATCCGGTGTACCGATCGCCATCCGAAATGTAACAAAGACATTCGGGGAAGACAGCCCGCGCCCCTTCCAAGCACTCAAAGAAATCAACATCGACATTCAACCGGGCGAGTTCATCTCGATTGTCGGACCCTCAGGATGCGGCAAAAGCACGCTCATGCTGATGGTCGCCGGCCTTCTGAATCTCAGCAGCGGTGAAATCGGAGTGGGCGACAAAAAAGTCTCCAAACCCATTACGGATGTGGGAATTGCCTTCCAGGACCACCTGCTTCTCGACTTCCGCACGGCACTCGAAAACGTCACCCTTCAGGCCGAGATCCGGGGACTGCCCAAGAAGAAAATCGAAGAAAGGGCACGTGAACTGTTCGATCAACTGCGGCTTACGCACGCGATCAACAAATATCCCCGCCAACTCTCCGGGGGTATGCGGCAACGGGTCTCCCTCGTACGGACCCTCGTGCACGATCCGTCTGTGATTCTGATGGATGAGCCCTTCGGAGCGTTGGACGCCTTGACCCGGCTCCAAGTACGAATGGATCTGGAAGCATTGTGGCTCCGCCGCCGTCCTACAGTTCTGTTCATCACACACAGCGTCGAGGAGGCAGTGGGACTTTCCGATCGGATATATGTCATGAGCCCCAGCCCGGGCGAAGTAGTGGACGAGATCAAAGTCGATCTACCTCGGCCTCGCCCGATCGTCCTTGGCGACGCGCCGGAGTTCGCGACCTACGTCGACAGGATCTACGGCCACTTTGAACGCATGGGAGTGCTGCACGGCATCGATGTCCCCAAAGCCGCCCAGAAACACGCATGA
- a CDS encoding transposase family protein has protein sequence MPNATSCPGGRWCERADALLGVEGIHVCSVTAAGTGLVLHVETAETVSGCPDCGVVAIGHGRRPVRLHDTPCFGRPVRLLWAKRVWRCPDPGCPRTTFTEEHESAGPRAKLTARAVTWATDGLQRFDTSVSALAHQLGVSWHTAWDAIKARPPGGSPRPGG, from the coding sequence ATGCCCAATGCTACTTCCTGCCCGGGCGGTCGCTGGTGCGAGCGGGCCGACGCGCTTCTTGGTGTCGAAGGTATCCACGTCTGCTCCGTCACCGCGGCCGGGACCGGCCTGGTTCTGCACGTAGAGACAGCCGAAACTGTCAGCGGCTGTCCCGACTGCGGCGTCGTCGCGATCGGGCACGGCCGCCGGCCGGTTCGGCTTCATGACACCCCGTGTTTCGGCCGTCCGGTGCGGCTGCTGTGGGCCAAGCGTGTCTGGCGCTGCCCGGACCCCGGCTGCCCGAGAACCACGTTCACCGAAGAGCACGAGTCGGCCGGGCCCCGGGCGAAACTCACTGCCAGGGCCGTGACGTGGGCGACCGACGGGCTGCAGCGATTCGACACCTCGGTCTCCGCCCTGGCCCACCAGCTCGGCGTCTCCTGGCACACGGCCTGGGACGCCATCAAGGCGAGGCCGCCCGGCGGATCGCCACGGCCGGGAGGCTGA
- a CDS encoding transposase: MLPEAPPPLPCEPGPGQGTRQRSHLFILGLPIPEIARLGRTLKQWKTAILAYFDTFRASNGPTKAINGVIETTRRIARGFRNFTNYRLRCLLAAGGHRPYRTKQTNHA, from the coding sequence GTGCTACCAGAAGCTCCGCCACCTCTACCATGCGAGCCCGGCCCGGGGCAGGGAACTCGTCAACGAAGTCATCTGTTCATTCTCGGCCTGCCGATCCCCGAGATCGCCCGGCTCGGCCGCACCCTCAAGCAATGGAAGACAGCGATCCTGGCCTACTTCGACACCTTCCGCGCCTCGAACGGCCCCACCAAAGCGATCAATGGCGTCATCGAAACCACCCGCAGAATCGCCCGCGGCTTCCGCAACTTCACCAACTACAGGCTCAGATGCCTACTCGCTGCCGGCGGCCACCGCCCCTACCGAACCAAACAGACAAACCATGCCTAA
- a CDS encoding ABC transporter permease, producing the protein MPPLTFVAIVAVWAAIIPLFQIPAYLLPGPVEVFRRLITEAPQLWDNAQITLLEIIWGFGLTLVTAIPLGLAIALSPLAKQIVYPPVMLLQLVPKIAVAPLFLVWLGFGMESKVLLTLLMTFFPLLLASISGFQILDERLLYLTRSMGASRWQTFRFLRFPAALPVIFSGIKTSATIAATAAIVAEFVGANKGLGYVLLRGTSTLDTELIFAVLVVLTVIGIVINYLVEFAEWVMTPWQRTKNN; encoded by the coding sequence TTGCCGCCCCTAACCTTTGTTGCCATTGTCGCCGTATGGGCGGCGATCATCCCCCTTTTCCAGATCCCCGCGTACCTGCTGCCCGGCCCTGTTGAGGTGTTCCGTCGCCTCATCACCGAGGCGCCGCAACTGTGGGACAACGCCCAGATCACGCTCCTGGAGATCATTTGGGGCTTCGGGCTGACACTGGTTACCGCCATTCCTCTGGGCCTGGCCATCGCACTCTCGCCCCTGGCAAAACAGATCGTCTACCCCCCGGTCATGCTTCTTCAGCTGGTACCGAAAATTGCGGTGGCACCGCTCTTTCTTGTGTGGCTCGGCTTCGGCATGGAATCCAAGGTCCTGCTCACACTGCTGATGACGTTCTTCCCACTGCTCCTGGCAAGCATCAGCGGGTTCCAGATCCTGGACGAGCGCCTCCTGTACCTCACACGCTCCATGGGCGCCTCACGGTGGCAGACGTTCCGCTTTCTCCGGTTCCCCGCGGCCCTGCCGGTCATCTTCTCCGGTATCAAGACATCGGCCACCATCGCAGCCACCGCCGCAATCGTCGCCGAGTTCGTCGGAGCCAACAAAGGCCTTGGATACGTTCTGCTCCGCGGCACCAGCACGCTGGACACCGAACTCATTTTCGCGGTTCTCGTAGTGCTCACCGTCATCGGCATCGTCATCAATTACCTCGTCGAGTTCGCTGAATGGGTAATGACGCCCTGGCAGCGCACAAAGAACAACTGA
- a CDS encoding fumarylacetoacetate hydrolase family protein yields the protein MLTGTPAGVGVFRNPPVGLKDGDEVTVEIEGIGKLTNRVRITPALDQNLSN from the coding sequence ATTCTTACCGGCACCCCGGCCGGCGTGGGCGTCTTCCGCAACCCGCCAGTCGGACTCAAAGACGGCGACGAAGTCACCGTCGAAATCGAGGGGATCGGTAAGCTCACCAACCGCGTCCGAATCACGCCAGCCCTGGACCAGAACCTGTCAAACTAG
- a CDS encoding fumarylacetoacetate hydrolase family protein: protein MCKRAGPAHRHALQSEAGLDAPTRPLLFAKWPNTLIGHGGEILVPQGVRTAYEAELAVVIGRRARNVTSEDALDYVAGYLCANDVSARDLQFDDGQSVRGKSLDTFCPIGPTLVPREQVSDPQNLGIKLWLNGTLMQSSSTAQTIFSVADIISYVSQTATL from the coding sequence ATCTGTAAGCGGGCAGGACCTGCCCATCGGCACGCCCTCCAAAGTGAAGCCGGCCTTGATGCACCAACCAGGCCGCTGCTCTTCGCCAAATGGCCAAACACACTCATCGGCCACGGCGGCGAGATCCTCGTTCCCCAAGGCGTCCGAACCGCCTATGAAGCAGAACTAGCCGTCGTCATCGGCCGCCGTGCACGCAACGTCACTAGTGAGGACGCACTGGACTACGTGGCAGGCTACCTGTGCGCGAACGACGTCTCCGCCCGCGACCTCCAATTCGACGACGGGCAGTCGGTCCGCGGCAAGAGCCTGGACACGTTCTGTCCCATCGGACCCACACTGGTACCCCGCGAGCAGGTGTCAGACCCCCAGAACCTAGGAATCAAGCTGTGGCTGAACGGGACGCTGATGCAATCCTCATCAACGGCCCAGACGATCTTCAGTGTTGCTGACATCATCAGCTACGTCTCCCAAACCGCCACCCTGTAG
- a CDS encoding ATP-binding protein has translation MSTNTMTPPLADTSVENVIALMRTTRMPHARAVVADVLATAKAQRWDPTEVVRVLLEAEATGRNASMLATRRKRAGFPTGKTFDVWDEALSTLPPATTSFLRTLEWVRRRENLIACGPSGTGKTLLLEALGQQAIDQGMSVSWLSMEDLGALVRRHRIDDSVNKAITRATNVDLICIDDIGLLPVSADAAEGFYRVVEASYEKRSLAISSNIHPSGFDELMPKTIATATVDRLMHHAHLCQTSGESVRLMQAQNGKGTRPMN, from the coding sequence ATGAGCACTAACACCATGACCCCGCCCCTGGCCGACACGTCCGTAGAGAACGTGATCGCGCTGATGCGCACCACCCGGATGCCGCACGCCCGCGCTGTCGTCGCCGACGTCCTGGCCACCGCGAAAGCCCAACGCTGGGACCCCACCGAAGTCGTGCGCGTCCTGCTCGAAGCCGAAGCCACCGGCCGGAACGCCTCGATGCTCGCCACCCGCCGCAAACGCGCCGGCTTCCCCACCGGGAAGACCTTCGACGTCTGGGACGAAGCCCTCTCCACCCTCCCGCCGGCAACAACATCGTTTCTGCGGACCCTGGAATGGGTCCGGCGGCGTGAAAACCTGATTGCCTGCGGGCCCTCCGGCACCGGCAAGACCCTGCTCCTGGAAGCGCTCGGCCAGCAAGCCATCGACCAAGGCATGTCCGTGTCCTGGCTCAGCATGGAAGACCTCGGCGCCCTTGTCCGCCGGCACCGCATCGATGACAGCGTCAACAAAGCCATCACCCGGGCCACCAACGTCGACCTGATCTGCATTGACGACATAGGCCTCTTGCCGGTTTCTGCCGACGCCGCCGAGGGCTTCTACCGCGTCGTCGAGGCCTCCTACGAGAAACGCTCCCTGGCGATCAGCTCGAACATCCACCCCTCCGGATTCGACGAGCTCATGCCCAAAACCATCGCCACCGCAACCGTGGACCGGCTCATGCACCACGCCCACCTCTGCCAAACCAGCGGCGAGTCCGTCCGGCTCATGCAAGCCCAAAACGGGAAAGGAACCCGCCCCATGAACTAA